In Aedes albopictus strain Foshan chromosome 3, AalbF5, whole genome shotgun sequence, the following are encoded in one genomic region:
- the LOC115261131 gene encoding glucose dehydrogenase [FAD, quinone]-like, with amino-acid sequence MQNAPASRKFVGFAALLVVLAIFGVRDGYGWNFHKYGYGGYQTSGREDKIKNVQKEYDFIIVGGGNAGAVLANRLSEISQWKILLIEAGGEDNILSDIPLFAAYLQSTALNWNFVSERQEGTCLGIKDERCPAPKGKGLGGSTIINYMIYNRGNPADFDNWAAAGNEGWSYKDVLPYFMKSEKVTFKDTNKQPKHGKGGPVNVEYVPYRSPLVHAFVKANEQLGRKIVDYNGDSQLGVDYLQATTKRGKRVTSASAYLDTIRVRKNLQILTNARVTKMLINSKTKTANGVEYLWQKQKYKVHARKEVILSAGSFQSPQLLMLSGIGPRKHLEDLNIPVLIDLPVGETMYDHLCLIALSFFTNTTRAAFSTDRLGVPEVFDYKLGNGALTVPGALEALAFVKTESSSEPRDVPNIELLFLGGTPASDFGTGTVRGFSWKQDVYDTLYKTTEGQDQFTIAVMLFHPKSSGYIRLKDSNPLHWPLIYHNFLTEPEDLDTMVEGIKEVLRLIETSAMKAIGARINDTPIPTCARYTFATDTYWKCLVRSLASTLHHQVSTCRMGPAEDPKAVVSPQLLVHGTKNIRVVDASVMPYVPTGHTQAAVYMIAEKAADMIKDHWNWGIDYD; translated from the exons ATGCAGAACGCACCGGCAAGTAGAAAATTTGTTGGATTTGCTGCCTTGTTAGTGGTGCTTGCTATATTTGGTGTTCGAGACGGATACGGTTGGAATTTTCATAAATATGGCTACGGTGGATATCAGACAAGCGGAAGAGAGGACAAAATCAAAA ATGTTCAGAAGGAGTATGACTTCATCATCGTGGGCGGTGGCAATGCAGGGGCTGTTTTGGCCAATCGCTTATCGGAAATATCACAATGGAAGATTTTGTTGATAGAGGCTGGAGGAGAGGATAATATTCTATCGGATATACCTTTATTCGCAGCTTATCTTCAATCCACAGCTCTTAATTGGAATTTTGTTTCAGAAAGGCAAGAGGGTACTTGCCTAG GGATTAAGGATGAGCGATGTCCTGCGCCCAAAGGAAAAGGATTGGGAGGAAGCACAATCATAAACTATATGATTTATAACAGAGGAAATCCAGCAGATTTCGATAACTGGGCTGCGGCTGGAAATGAAGGTTGGTCCTATAAGGACGTGTTACCATACTTTATGAAATCTGAGAAGGTGACATTCAAAGACACTAACAAACAACCAAAACATGGAAAAGGTGGACCAGTGAATGTTGAGTATGTGCCATATAGATCTCCACTTGTGCACGCGTTTGTCAAAGCTAACGAACAACTTGGCCGGAAAATAGTGGATTATAATGGTGACTCCCAACTCGGCGTCGATTATCTTCAAGCCACAACTAAACGTGGGAAAAGAGTAACTTCTGCCTCAGCATATCTTGACACAATTCGAGTAAGAAAGAATCTACAAATTTTAACGAATGCGCGAGTAACAAAAATGTTGATCaattcaaaaacaaaaactgcAAATGGTGTGGAATATCTGTGGCAGAAGCAAAAGTATAAAGTGCACGCGAGAAAAGAAGTCATACTTTCAGCGGGTTCATTTCAATCCCCTCAACTTTTGATGTTATCCGGTATTGGACCACGAAAACATTTGGAAGATCTGAATATTCCGGTGTTGATCGACTTGCCGGTTGGTGAAACTATGTATGATCACTTGTGTCTTATTGCGTTGTCATTTTTCACCAATACTACCAGGGCCGCTTTCAGTACTGACCGATTGGGAGTTCCAGAAGTGTTCGATTACAAACTTGGAAACGGAGCTCTTACTGTCCCAGGAGCATTGGAAGCATTGGCATTCGTTAAAACTGAAAGTTCCAGTGAACCCCGAGACGTTCCCAATATAGAATTACTGTTTCTTGGTGGAACCCCAGCATCTGACTTCGGAACGGGCACAGTTCGAGGATTTTCATGGAAACAAGATGTCTACGACACATTATATAAAACAACCGAAGGACAGGATCAGTTTACGATTGCTGTCATGTTATTTCATCCAAAGTCAAGTGGCTACATCCGACTCAAAGACAGTAACCCGCTTCATTGGCCTTTGATATATCATAATTTTCTAACTGAACCGGAAGATTTGGATACTATGGTGGAAGGAATAAAGGAAGTGTTACGTCTAATAGAAACATCAGCCATGAAAGCGATAGGAGCTCGTATCAACGATACTCCAATACCCACATGTGCTAGATATACCTTCGCGACCGATACCTACTGGAAGTGCTTGGTACGGTCTCTCGCCAGTACGTTGCATCATCAAGTGAGTACATGCCGTATGGGTCCGGCAGAAGATCCAAAGGCTGTAGTGTCACCACAGCTTTTAGTACATGGAACCAAAAATATAAGAGTGGTAGATGCTAGTGTTATGCCTTATGTTCCAACTGGTCACACACAAGCTGCTGTTTATATGATAGCCGAAAAAGCAGCCGATATGATAAAGGATCATTGGAACTGGGGCATTGATTACGATTAG
- the LOC109403260 gene encoding glucose dehydrogenase [FAD, quinone]-like, with amino-acid sequence MILRCWEVVLLVVVLINAETSTADSEDESRENLIEGIDEFEKVQSVEAIKNDFISEMKDIYSDKNILNQYDFVIVGASPTGCVLANRLTENPEWKVLLLEAGERENLFVKVPVFAAYMQSTSYNWGYVAEPQNYSCWGMKDQRCAMPRGKGLGGSTLINYMMYVRGNRHDFDSWAAQGNPGWSYEDVLPYFKKSEKSFLNQSNRYHGTDGPLDVRFVPHRTEMSHIFLNGLQELGLPLVDYNGEQQLGSSFLHSNLRNGQRLSASIAFLDPVLDRPNLHILTNSRVTKVLIEPKTKRAYGVEFVRDRKRYAVLGKKEVILSAGGLQSPQLLMLSGIGPRQHLEDVGLTVVQDLPVGKILYDHIYFTGLTFVTETRNFTLHADRVLTLRMLGKYLQGDGTLTIPGGVEVIGFINTQNSSRNAVPDIELFFANGSPASDHGSAIRRGLRLKDGVYETYRSLESGDMDAFGVNLVLLHPKSRGYMELKNNNPFQWPRFYTNYLKEDEDVETLLRGIKRVLKIVDTPIMKKYGMRLHNVPLPTCAREKYASDGYWRCALRTLCTSMYHQTGTSKMGPPSDPEAVVSPELQVHGISNLRVADVGVVPVTFSGHPVAIAYMIGEKLSDLIKTQWQKRTNGSADTRQK; translated from the exons ATGATACTGAGATGTTGGGAAGTGGTACTGCTAGTGGTGGTGTTGATAAATGCGGAAACATCCACAGCTGATTCTGAAGACGAATCAAGAGAAAATTTAATTGAAGGCATAGATGAATTCGAAAAAGTGCAAAGTGTGGAAGCGATCAAGAATGATTTCATCAGTGAAATGAAAGATATATACAGTGATAAAAATATTCTGAATCAGTATGATTTTGTGATAGTTGGGGCAAGCCCTACGGGTTGTGTGCTAGCAAACAGATTGACAGAAAATCCGGAGTGGAAAGTgctccttctggaagctggagaACGAGAGAATTTATTCGTGAAGGTGCCTGTTTTTGCTGCCTACATGCAGTCTACCAGTTACAATTGGGGATACGTTGCCGAGCCACAGAACTATTCCTGTTGGG GAATGAAAGACCAGCGCTGCGCAATGCCTCGCGGGAAGGGACTTGGAGGATCCACGTTAATCAATTACATGATGTACGTACGAGGAAATCGCCACGATTTCGACAGTTGGGCCGCCCAAGGAAACCCCGGATGGTCATACGAAGACGTTCTTCCATACTTCAAAAAGTCGGAAAAATCGTTCCTTAATCAGTCTAATCGCTATCACGGAACTGATGGACCTCTGGACGTACGGTTCGTTCCGCATCGCACCGAAATGTCGCACATTTTTCTGAACGGACTCCAGGAGCTGGGACTACCACTGGTGGACTACAACGGTGAACAGCAACTAGGATCGTCGTTTCTTCATTCAAATCTTAGGAATGGACAACGGCTATCAGCAAGCATCGCATTTTTGGATCCAGTTCTCGACCGACCAAATCTACACATTCTTACCAACTCCAGAGTGACTAAGGTTCTCATCGAGCCGAAGACGAAAAGGGCGTACGGCGTTGAATTTGTTCGTGATAGGAAACGTTACGCAGTGTTGGGAAAGAAGGAAGTCATCCTTAGCGCAGGTGGGCTTCAATCTCCACAGTTATTGATGCTCTCCGGTATCGGACCGAGACAGCATCTCGAGGACGTTGGATTGACAGTAGTTCAAGATTTACCAGTAGGAAAAATTCTATATGATCACATTTATTTTACCGGTTTAACATTTGTAACAGAAACGCGAAATTTTACGCTTCATGCAGATCGAGTTCTCACTTTGAGAATGCTAGGGAAATACCTACAAGGTGATGGTACCTTAACTATTCCAGGGGGTGTTGAAGTGATCGGATTCATAAACACGCAAAATTCTAGTCGAAATGCCGTTCCTGATATAGAGCTGTTTTTTGCCAACGGTTCTCCAGCATCCGATCATGGTAGTGCGATTCGGAGAGGCCTGCGTTTGAAAGATGGCGTGTATGAAACATATCGATCGTTGGAATCTGGTGATATGGATGCATTTGGCGTTAACCTCGTTTTGCTACACCCTAAATCGAGAGGCTACATGGAACTGAAAAACAATAATCCATTTCAATGGCCTAGGTTTTACACAAATTATCTAAAGGAAGACGAAGACGTAGAAACGCTTTTGAGAGGTATCAAAAGAGTTTTGAAAATTGTGGACACTCCCATAATGAAGAAGTACGGCATGAGACTTCACAACGTGCCGCTGCCAACGTGTGCGCGCGAAAAGTACGCCTCCGACGGATATTGGCGTTGTGCACTTCGAACACTTTGCACGTCAATGTACCACCAGACCGGGACCAGTAAAATGGGCCCACCGTCGGATCCCGAAGCAGTGGTTTCCCCAGAACTTCAAGTGCACGGAATTTCCAATCTACGCGTAGCAGATGTCGGCGTTGTGCCGGTAACATTCAGTGGCCATCCGGTAGCCATTGCGTATATGATTGGAGAAAAGCTATCAGACCTAATAAAAACTCAGTGGCAGAAACGAACGAATGGTTCGGCGGATACTAgacagaaataa